A genomic segment from Nicotiana sylvestris chromosome 1, ASM39365v2, whole genome shotgun sequence encodes:
- the LOC104239997 gene encoding axial regulator YABBY 1, giving the protein MSSSSAAFAPDHHLHHHHLSPPSGEQLCYVQCNFCDTVLAVSVPCSSLFKTVTVRCGHCTNLLSVNVNMRGLLLPSANQLHLPHSFFSPQNLLEEIRNSPPSLLINQPNPNELLMPVRGVDELPKPPVANRPPEKRQRVPSAYNRFIKDEIQRIKAGNPDISHREAFSAAAKNWAHFPHIHFGLMPDQPVKKPNACQQEGEDVLMKEGFLAPANVGVSPY; this is encoded by the exons ATGTCCTCTTCATCTGCTGCTTTTGCTCCGGACCACCACCTCCACCACCATCACCTCTCTCCTCCCTCAGGGGAACAACTCTGCTATGTCCAATGCAACTTTTGTGACACTGTTCTCGCG GTGAGTGTTCCTTGCTCCAGTTTGTTCAAGACTGTGACAGTAAGGTGTGGTCATTGCACCAACCTTCTGTCTGTCAACGTCAACATGCGCGGCCTGCTTCTTCCCTCTGCAAATCAGCTTCATCTCCCCCATTCTTTCTTTTCTCCTCAGAATCTTCTG GAGGAGATTCGGAATTCTCCACCAAGTTTGTTGATCAATCAGCCAAACCCGAATGAGTTACTCATGCCAGTTCGAGGAGTTGATGAACTTCCAAAGCCACCAGTCGCAAACAGAC CCCCGGAGAAACGACAGCGTGTGCCATCTGCTTACAATCGATTCATCAA GGACGAGATCCAACGTATCAAAGCTGGAAATCCTGATATAAGTCACAGGGAGGCCTTCAGTGCTGCTGCAAAGAAT TGGGCCCACTTTCCACACATTCATTTCGGACTTATGCCTGATCAACCCGTGAAGAAACCCAATGCATGTCAACAG GAAGGGGAGGATGTTCTGATGAAGGAAGGGTTTCTTGCTCCAGCAAACGTGGGTGTATCTCCTTACTAA